The region TTCAGGCAGTTGCAAAAAGAAATCGACAAGATGTTCTGTAAAGATGAAAAGGTTGTCTGGAGGTGCTTAAACTGCGGTTTCATCCACGAAGGCAAAGAAGCGCCTCAAAAATGCCCGGCCTGCGACCATCCACAGGCATGGTTCGAAAAACTCTGAGCTCGAGGCAGTAATGTTAAGATCTGTAAAAATAACAGAAAAGGTCCACTGGGTAGGCGCGATCGACTGTAGTCTGCGCTATTTTCATGGTTACACTACAAATTTCGGGACAACCTACAACGCCTATTTGATCTTGTCAGATAAAATAACTCTAATCGACACTGTTAAAAAAGGGTTTGAAGAAGAGATGTTGTCGAGAATAGAGTCTGTAGTCGATCCGGAGAAGATAGACTACATTGTTTCAAACCATTCAGAGCCTGACCATTCAGGAGCCCTTGTCTGGACAGTGGAAAAGGTCAAACCCGTAAAAGTTTACGCTTCACCAAACGGAGTCAAAGCCTTAAATAAATATTATCCCAGCTTGGAAGTATCCCAAATAAAGGACGCTGAAAAAATCGACATAGGAGGCTCTTCTCTCGATTTTTTCATCACCCCCATGCTCCACTGGCCCGACAGTATGGTCTCTTATCTCACCCCGGAGAAAATAGTGTTTTCACAGGACGCATTTGGAATGCATCTCGCTTCATCAGAGAGGTTCGACGATGAAATGGATTGGGCGACACTGAAAAGCGCATCAGCGCAATACTACGCCAACATAATCACGCCATACGCGAAACAGGTCGAAACAGCCCTTAGAAAAATTGGAGGGCTCGATATCTCCATTGTAGCTCCAGATCACGGACCAATATGGAGAGACATGGAAAGGTTCAAAAAAATTATAAAACATTATTCGGACTGGGCGTCGGGCAAGTTGGAGAGAAAAGCAGTTATAGTCTATGAGACGATGTGGAAGAGCACCGAGCTAATGGCTAAACATCTTGAGGACGGACTCAGGTCTGAAAATATAAACGTATCAATAATTGATCTTAAAACAGGGAAAAGAAGCGATGTCGCGTCTGAGCTTTTAGGCGCATCAGCTCTTCTCGCGGGTTCTCCCACTTTGAACAACAACGCTTTCCCATCCCTTTTTGACGCTTTGTCTTACGCGAAAGGTCTAAAATTTAAAATTCCTTTCGGAGTTGTTTTCGGTTCTTTCGGATGGAGCGGAGAAGGGACCGGACAGCTTAAAACACTTCTTGAATCTATGTCAATTGAAGTTCTGCATGAAATTAAATGTCTTTACATACCTGATGAAGAAATACTTGAAAGATGCTTTGAAGCTGGAAAAGATTTGGGCAAAAAGATAAACGAAAATTCTAAGGGGAATTAAATAAATAAGACCCACCATGAAGGGCCATTGTATCCCGCCTTCATGAAGGTAAAATTTGATACAGTTTTACTACACGAATTTTAAGATATTTAATCCAAAAAGTTTTTCTTTGTAATATTTGTTTGAAAAATTTTACTTCGTGTAGGTCAAAAGTTCAGCTTTTGACCGAATTCGTGGTAAAAACTTCTTGTTTCTTTATCTATTACAAATGTTGAAAAATATTTATCATAAAAAAAAAGGCGCTGAACGAAGTCAGCGCCGTTAAAAAAAACTATTTGCTATGGACTAGATATCTTTTTGAGCTTTCTTCTCCTGTTTCATTTTTCTTTTTTCTTTCTTGCTGTATTTGGGCTCTTTCTTCGCTTCTTTCTGACCTTTGTCTTTCTTTCCTTTTGTTCCCATATAGCCCTCCTTTCTTGATAAATTATGTTTTTTGTTTCGTTTTCTGTCAATAGTTGTTTAACGGCGGATTATTTTCAAATGTCGGGCATTCTTTAATCGGAATAGTTCAAAAGCTTATGGGACTTTCGTGGTCGGGGTTTAAGCAAAAAAAATAAAGACAGAAAATATTTTCCATTATAAAATGGCATAAATGAATATTAAAAACCTATCCATCCAGGGGCTTATGTTGTTTGACCTCGAAAAACACGACGACAAGCGAGGATGGTTTTTTGAGATATTCAACGAAACAAAACTTATAAAACCCAATTTGCAAAACATCAAACAGGTAAACTTTTCAATTTCATACCAAAACGTCATCCGGGGTCTTCATTATCAGAAACCACCGAGAGCACAAGCGAAATTGATCCACGTAATCGAAGGAATAATCTTCGACGTCGCCCTCGATATAAGAAAATCCTCCCCCACTTTCAAACAATGGAAAGGAGTGGTTTTAGACCATACAAAACCTCAATCTCTATTCATCCCGGAAGGTTTTGCCCACGGATTCTGCGTTTTAAGCGAAACGGCAAAAGTTTTGTACTGCGTTTGGGATTCTTACGACAAATCATGCGAAAGAGGCATCAAACCAACCGATCCGGAATTAAAAATCCAGTGGCCCAAAGGGCCTCATATTCTCTCTGAAAAGGACGAATCTCTTCCGCTGTTTTCGGAAGTGAAAGACTTTTTTTAAGGTGCTTAAGCGAGCGGTAGAGAAATCGTGAATTCCGTGCCTTTGTGAATATCATTATCTATAGAAAATTTTCCCCTGTGAAGTTCGATCAGTTTTTTCGCAATGAGAAGAGACAACCAAATTTCCTTGTCTAAATCCAATCCAATCCTGGTAGATGCCTGTATTTTCTCGTCAAAAGAAGGAATATACTCCAAAAACATTCCGGGTCCGTTGTATTTTATTTTTATAAAAGATTCCTTGACGTTCTTTGAAAGCTTTAGTTCAAGTAAACTGTCCCTTTTCGCGAATTTAATCATCGAAACGAGAATACTATCCAGTATCTCTTCGAAAGCTATTTTGTCCAAATACACAGCAAGAGAGCTTTCACATGCACAGAGTTCTAAATCGATATTTTTATCTTTACAAGCTTCCTTCAGAGAAGGCATCAAAGATCCGATCAGGGTGTTTAAATCCTCTTTTTTTAGTTTCAGACCAAATGAAGGATTTTCGAGTTCGAAAATCCTCGCAATTTTTTCTATAAGCAATCGTGAATAGTTCACTCGTTCAAACACGGATTTTAAAGATTGTGAGATCTCGGAATTTTCTACATTTCCTTTTAAAGCTAAAAAATTAAGGTTTGTCTGTACGAAATCGAGACTGTTCCTGATGTCTTGAGAAATTAAATCAAAAAGATTGTCTTTAGACTGCACAGCGGAAGAGAGCTCCTCTGCGATTTTTTTCAATTCAATTCTGGCATAGTCAAGTTTTCTCTTGGTCTTTTCAAGCTCGGTGTTTCTCTCACTCACAATTTTATTTTCCCTTTCGATCCTGTCTATTTCATAATTGAGTTCGATTTCTCTCATTCTCGATTTTTTTTCATTCTCGTTGATATTCTCTTGGATTTGATAATATTCTACTATCAGATCATAAGCTCTGCTCAGATCTCCGAGTTTCCTGGAGATTTCAGCCATATTTTTTACTATTTCTTTTCTATGATAAGCCATCTCTATTCCAGTCGAATAAAAGTAAGCTTTTTCGAAATATTCTCGGGCATTCAGCATATCTCCCTTTCCTGAGTAAACAGAACCGATGGCGCTGTTCACCATTGCGAGATCTTTTTTGTCGCCGATTTTAACCCTCTCTTTGAGCGATTTGTTTAAAAAGCCGAGAGCTTCTTCGAAGTTTCCGAGGTTTTTATGGGCTTCTCCAAGGTTCAAATACGCCGAGGAAAGACCCCATGGGTCATCTATCTTTCTCTTCAGTTCAATGCTCTTTTCGAAGTATTCCAAAGAGTCCCTGTAACTCTGGCTTTCACAAAGAGACATGGCAATATTCATGTAAAGGTTCGAGAGAATTTTTTCATCACCCGTGCTTTTTATTGTTTTAAGGGATTTTTCGAAATATTGATTGGCTTTATCAATCTCCCCGTTTCGCAAATACAAGATACCTATATTGTTGCATATTCCAGATACGCTTTTATTGTCGCCAGCGAATTCGCTTGAAGAAAGAGCTTTGAAAAGGCATTCAAGGGCGGTGTCGTATTTTAACGTTTCAATATATATTATTGACAAATTGTTCAAAGTCGCGGCGATTTTTTCAGGGGCTTCCATTGCCTCTCTGAGAGAAAGCGCGTTTAAATAATTCTCGGTGGCTTTATCGTAGTTCTTGATTTTAAAATAAACTGTTCCAATCATATGGTAAGCACTCGCCATGCCGTCGTCGTTTCTGCTTTCGATGGCAAGGTTCAGAGCATTGTCCAAAGTTTTAAGGCTTAAGTGGAAATCTCCCTTTTTGCTGTAATCTTGGGCGAGATCGAAAAGAACATCCAGTTTATCCCTAGGGTTATCTGTTTGAGAAATATCTTTTTTGCTATTTGGAAAGTTTTCACCGGTTTTAATAGTGGTATTAATCTTGTCTTTTTTCACAAATACCTTCCGGCAAAACTTTGTTTTTTACAAAAAAATTCTGCTATCAGATCAAATCAAAGTCAATGATTATATTTTTCCTTTTCACCTCGTATTGCCTGTAAGCAACTTTGGCGCTGTCGAACATTCTCTTTGCGGCTTTTGTCTGGTCCGATTCGGCGTATTTATCCGAGAGGTATACGACTTCTTTAATTCCGGATTGAATGATGACTTTGGCGCATTCGTTGCAAGGGAAAAGCCCAACGTAAATTCTGCAATCATACAGGTCAACGCTTATTTTATTCAATACTGCGTTTAGTTCTGCATGACAGACATAAGCGTATTTAGATTCAAGAAAGCTCCCGTCTCGATTCCACGGAAAATCCTCGTCGGAGCAACCAGTTGGGAAACCGTTGTAACCTACACCTACGATTTTATTTTTTGAATTCACTATGCAGGCGCCAACCTGGGTGGAAGGATCTTTGCTTCTTTTTGCTGAAAGTATGGCAACTCCCATGAAGTACTCATCCCATGTTATGTAATCACTTCTTTTTGATGACGGCATCTTTTGTCCTTTCCAAAACTTTTTTCATTTCATTTGTTTTCTTAGACAAATCTTTAGTGCTTCTCTCCCTGTTTAAAGTCTTTAAGAATTTGTAAGTTTCTTCTGCAAACAAAAAGAGAATTCTATCGGGTTTTTCGTGGAGAAACCCTCTTTTTTTCCTAGAGCCGGTCAAGTAAAGGCATTGGCTGATAAAGTCTTCATCAACCGAAAGGATCAACAATTCCGGTTTTTTTCTGATTCTATTCATGGATTTCGTGATTTCGTAAAGCATGTGGGCTTTGATTTTTTTGTCAGGGGGGTAATTCTTAAAACCTGTCAGTTTCTTTATATTTTCGATTAACTCTCCCGGACTCGATTTTGAGAGGTTTTTCAAACGAAGAAGCATTGTTTCCGCTTCAATTTCAGTTTCTTGATCATGAGAAACTCTGATTACTTCTTTAAGTCTTTTTTCAGCCGATTTGTACTTTTTTGAGGAAATCTCGGCGTTCGCGAGATATACATTTATTTCCTTGGAAAATTTGTCGTTTTTCAAACCCAGAGCGATTTTTTGAGCGCTTTTCAGATACTTCCTGGCTGAACGAAGGTCTTTCAGTTTTCCGTGGACGATGCCCAGGTTTATCATGGCGTACATCAAATTCCTGTCAACTCCGGTTTTTTTAGCCTCCAAAAGCTGTTTTTTTAAATACTTCAAGGCTTTTTTGTCTTTACCAAGTTCCAAATAAGATGTCCCAATATTTCCGAGACAAGAAAAGACACCAGTTTGATCTCCAATAGTCCGAGAAATCTCCAAACTCTTTTGATAATTGTCTATCGTCTTTTGCAAATCTCCAATTTTGTAGTATAACTGGCCTAAACTGCTCAATATAAATGCTTTACCTTTTTCATCCTTGAGCGAATTTGACATTTTGAGGGCTGACACAAGGTGTTTTTTTGCCATTTTGACATCTCCGCCCTGCATTTTCAAAATACCAATGTTGGTTGTGACCTGCTGAATTTCAGCTCTGTCTCCCAATTCTTTGACAACAGAGAGTTTTTGATCGAAAAGCCTCTCCGCTTCCGTTAGATTACCCATATCTTTATTCAAAACACCGAGGTTGCCGAAAGTTTTAGACAATTCTACTCTGTCTCCAAGTTCTTTCATTACTTTCAAATTTTCTTGCAGGGAGTCTTTAGCCTGTTCAAGTTCGCCTTTCATGGCGTGCACAAGCCCGATATTTCCTATCGCTCGGGCGTACAATCTTTTGTCCTGTATTTTTTGAGCAATTTCCAGTTGCTTTCGAAATGCCTGCATCGCTTTATCCATGAAACCCTGTCTCCAAAAAACGACACCCTGATCTAGCATTACCTGCGAAAGCCCCTTCTCATCTTTAACCTTTTCGTATAATGATTTCTGAAGGTCATAGTAATCCAGGGCTTTGGCATAATCACCCTGGCTCGCGAACAAAAATCCAAAATCACCAAAGACATCTGCGAGTTCTTTGTCAAGATGATTTGAGGTGAAATGGAGTTCGGCTTCTTTCAGGATTTTCTGAGCTTCTTCGTATTCGCCTTTGCTCAGAAGATGCCTGCCCAAATGCCTCTTTGACACGTAATACAAGTGCATGTCTTTATTTTTCTCGGCGTATTTTATAGCAAAACGATAATACTTATCAGCTTTCTGCCAATCACCTAAAAACCTCTCTATTTCAGCAGCCTTTATCAGGATTCGCTCTAATTGGGTCTCTTCTTTTAGGACACTTAACCTTCCGTCAATGCTCATTATTGCTGTATCTTCGAGTTCAGGTCCAACAAACGACTCTTCTCCCCGGGGAAGCAAAGCGTATATCAATTTTTCGTAATAAGACGAAGCGTCTGAATAACGATATTTCAAACGGAGTTTCTCAGCTGATTTATAGAGATAAAACACGCTTTTTGAACTGTTTTCCGCTCTATGATAATGGTAGGACAACTCTTCGAATTTCTCTTCTATTCTATCCCCGTAAATTTTTTCAATTACCTCCCCTGTCTTTTGATGAAGATCGACCAAATCTTTCTTCAACTGCATTCTATAAACGCATTCACGAATCATAGAATGCAAAAAAGTGTAGTAGAAATCGGATCTCGGCGCCCATATTGACTCCTTTTCACCTTCGAGCAAAAATGTAAAAATATCCGCTTGAGAAGACACCCATGAAAGAATCTGCGTGTCAAAATCTTTCCCCAAAACCGAGGCGATTTTGACCAGATTTTTAAGTTTGTACTTCAGGAGGTCTATTCTTGAAATTATCAGGGAGTTTATGTCAGATGGAAATTCGAATTCTTCGACAGTCAAATTGTCAGCAGTATCGAGTTTGCCCTTGTTTTTAAGAAAGAGTATTATTTGTTCCATGAAAAGAGGGTTGCCTTCTGTGATTTCGATTATTTTTTCAACAATACCGCGCGGGACAAAATTTCGGTTTTCTGCGAGTTCTTCGATCCTCCTTTTAACGTAAAAACGGGAATCATCCTTTTCAAACTCCAAAAGAGTGATCTTGTTGAGTTTGTCTGTCGTAATTTCATCTTGAAGCGCTCTTGTGGGTCTGTAAGAGAGCACAATTAAAAACGGGTAGTTTTCGATGTTTTGGACCATAAAGTTTATCAACTTCACCGAATCGCTGTCCATCCAGTTCGTGTCTTCGATTTCAATTACAAGCTTTGACAAGGTCGAAAGGGCGAGAAAGAAATTTTTCAAAGCGCTCAAAGTATTGTCATATACTGCTTTGGCATCATACATAGAATAGACAGCCGTGCTGTTTTCAAGCCCGATGAGGGCGCTCAAAAATATTTTCCCGAAAGACAGATTCGAACGTAATTTTTCGTTTTCCAATTTTGAAAGGAGGTCGTTGAATTTTTTTTCTACCTCTTCGCTTTTTAGGTTTTCAGTCAAAGGGCTTTCGGTTTTAAAATACAATTTAAGATATTCCGTGAAAGGTTTAAAACTATAGGAAATTAAATCATCGCACCTCATGCCCACCCAGTTCAAACCTAATTTATCAGAAAATATTTCTCTGGCGTTGTTTAAAAACCTGGTTTTCCCAACCCCGGTCGACCCCTCGACAAGAAGCACCCCGGCAAATTTCTTCTGCTCGAGCGGTTTTAGAATTCTTT is a window of candidate division WOR-3 bacterium DNA encoding:
- a CDS encoding FprA family A-type flavoprotein is translated as MLRSVKITEKVHWVGAIDCSLRYFHGYTTNFGTTYNAYLILSDKITLIDTVKKGFEEEMLSRIESVVDPEKIDYIVSNHSEPDHSGALVWTVEKVKPVKVYASPNGVKALNKYYPSLEVSQIKDAEKIDIGGSSLDFFITPMLHWPDSMVSYLTPEKIVFSQDAFGMHLASSERFDDEMDWATLKSASAQYYANIITPYAKQVETALRKIGGLDISIVAPDHGPIWRDMERFKKIIKHYSDWASGKLERKAVIVYETMWKSTELMAKHLEDGLRSENINVSIIDLKTGKRSDVASELLGASALLAGSPTLNNNAFPSLFDALSYAKGLKFKIPFGVVFGSFGWSGEGTGQLKTLLESMSIEVLHEIKCLYIPDEEILERCFEAGKDLGKKINENSKGN
- the rfbC gene encoding dTDP-4-dehydrorhamnose 3,5-epimerase, which gives rise to MNIKNLSIQGLMLFDLEKHDDKRGWFFEIFNETKLIKPNLQNIKQVNFSISYQNVIRGLHYQKPPRAQAKLIHVIEGIIFDVALDIRKSSPTFKQWKGVVLDHTKPQSLFIPEGFAHGFCVLSETAKVLYCVWDSYDKSCERGIKPTDPELKIQWPKGPHILSEKDESLPLFSEVKDFF
- a CDS encoding dCMP deaminase family protein, whose amino-acid sequence is MPSSKRSDYITWDEYFMGVAILSAKRSKDPSTQVGACIVNSKNKIVGVGYNGFPTGCSDEDFPWNRDGSFLESKYAYVCHAELNAVLNKISVDLYDCRIYVGLFPCNECAKVIIQSGIKEVVYLSDKYAESDQTKAAKRMFDSAKVAYRQYEVKRKNIIIDFDLI
- a CDS encoding tetratricopeptide repeat protein; translated protein: MKKDKINTTIKTGENFPNSKKDISQTDNPRDKLDVLFDLAQDYSKKGDFHLSLKTLDNALNLAIESRNDDGMASAYHMIGTVYFKIKNYDKATENYLNALSLREAMEAPEKIAATLNNLSIIYIETLKYDTALECLFKALSSSEFAGDNKSVSGICNNIGILYLRNGEIDKANQYFEKSLKTIKSTGDEKILSNLYMNIAMSLCESQSYRDSLEYFEKSIELKRKIDDPWGLSSAYLNLGEAHKNLGNFEEALGFLNKSLKERVKIGDKKDLAMVNSAIGSVYSGKGDMLNAREYFEKAYFYSTGIEMAYHRKEIVKNMAEISRKLGDLSRAYDLIVEYYQIQENINENEKKSRMREIELNYEIDRIERENKIVSERNTELEKTKRKLDYARIELKKIAEELSSAVQSKDNLFDLISQDIRNSLDFVQTNLNFLALKGNVENSEISQSLKSVFERVNYSRLLIEKIARIFELENPSFGLKLKKEDLNTLIGSLMPSLKEACKDKNIDLELCACESSLAVYLDKIAFEEILDSILVSMIKFAKRDSLLELKLSKNVKESFIKIKYNGPGMFLEYIPSFDEKIQASTRIGLDLDKEIWLSLLIAKKLIELHRGKFSIDNDIHKGTEFTISLPLA
- a CDS encoding tetratricopeptide repeat protein; this encodes RILKPLEQKKFAGVLLVEGSTGVGKTRFLNNAREIFSDKLGLNWVGMRCDDLISYSFKPFTEYLKLYFKTESPLTENLKSEEVEKKFNDLLSKLENEKLRSNLSFGKIFLSALIGLENSTAVYSMYDAKAVYDNTLSALKNFFLALSTLSKLVIEIEDTNWMDSDSVKLINFMVQNIENYPFLIVLSYRPTRALQDEITTDKLNKITLLEFEKDDSRFYVKRRIEELAENRNFVPRGIVEKIIEITEGNPLFMEQIILFLKNKGKLDTADNLTVEEFEFPSDINSLIISRIDLLKYKLKNLVKIASVLGKDFDTQILSWVSSQADIFTFLLEGEKESIWAPRSDFYYTFLHSMIRECVYRMQLKKDLVDLHQKTGEVIEKIYGDRIEEKFEELSYHYHRAENSSKSVFYLYKSAEKLRLKYRYSDASSYYEKLIYALLPRGEESFVGPELEDTAIMSIDGRLSVLKEETQLERILIKAAEIERFLGDWQKADKYYRFAIKYAEKNKDMHLYYVSKRHLGRHLLSKGEYEEAQKILKEAELHFTSNHLDKELADVFGDFGFLFASQGDYAKALDYYDLQKSLYEKVKDEKGLSQVMLDQGVVFWRQGFMDKAMQAFRKQLEIAQKIQDKRLYARAIGNIGLVHAMKGELEQAKDSLQENLKVMKELGDRVELSKTFGNLGVLNKDMGNLTEAERLFDQKLSVVKELGDRAEIQQVTTNIGILKMQGGDVKMAKKHLVSALKMSNSLKDEKGKAFILSSLGQLYYKIGDLQKTIDNYQKSLEISRTIGDQTGVFSCLGNIGTSYLELGKDKKALKYLKKQLLEAKKTGVDRNLMYAMINLGIVHGKLKDLRSARKYLKSAQKIALGLKNDKFSKEINVYLANAEISSKKYKSAEKRLKEVIRVSHDQETEIEAETMLLRLKNLSKSSPGELIENIKKLTGFKNYPPDKKIKAHMLYEITKSMNRIRKKPELLILSVDEDFISQCLYLTGSRKKRGFLHEKPDRILFLFAEETYKFLKTLNRERSTKDLSKKTNEMKKVLERTKDAVIKKK